In Sandaracinaceae bacterium, the DNA window GGTGATCTCGGACGGGACGCGCGCTCGGGTCGGCAGCTTGACCGCGGGCATGGAGTGGTTCGGCCCCTGGCGCACCATCGACGGGGAGTCGCTCGCGCCCGACGCGACGCCCGACCTCCAGGTGCTGATCCACGGGCTCTTCGAGAAGCGGCGCCTGCTGGACTACATCCGCTACTTCGTGCTCTGGGAGACCGACGACGGCCTGGTCAAGAAGATCGCGGGCTATCACCAGTTCCACGCCGCCAACAAGGCCATCGCCCAGACGGTGCGCGCCTCCGCCAGCGGGGGCGACAAGAAGATCGGCGTGGTGTGGCACACGCAGGGCTCGGGCAAGTCGATCTCGATGACGCTCTACACCGGCAAGCTCATCCAGCACCCGGAGATGAAGAACCCGACGGTGGTGGTCGTCACCGATCGCAACGACCTCGACGGCCAGCTCTACAACCAGTTCTGTGCGGCCAAGGGGCTCATCCCCGCCCCCGTGCAGGCGGAGAGCCGCGAGCACCTGAAGGAGCTGCTCCAAGTGGCGAGCGGCGGGGTGGTCTTCAGCACCATCCAGAAGTTCGGCACCAAGAAGGGCGAGCGCTTCCCGGAGCTGACCGACCGGCGCAACGTGGTGGTCATCACCGACGAGGCGCACCGCAGCCAGTACGAGTTCGTGGAGGGCTTCGCCAAGAACCTGCGCGACGGACTGCCGAACGCGTCGTTCATCGGCTTCACCGGCACGCCGATCGAGTTCGAGGACAAGAGCACGCCGGCGGTCTTCGGCGACTACATCGACACCTACCCCATCGCGCAGGCAGTTCAGGACGGCGCGACGGTCCCCATCTACTACGAGTCGCGGCTGGCCCGCATCGACCTCGACGACGACAAGAAGCCCGTCGTGGACGAGGGCTTCGAGGAGGTCACCGAGGGTGAAGAGGAGGGGGTCAAGGGCAAGCTCAAGAGCCGCTGGGCCAAGCTCGAGGCGATGGTGGGCACGGAGGCCCGGCTGAAGCTCATCGCCGAGGACATCCTCGCGCACTACGACCGCCGCACCGAGATCCTCGAGGGCAAGGCGATGATCGTGACCATGAGCCGGCGCATCGCGGTCGACCTCTACGACCAGCTCGTCGCGCTCCGGCCGGAGTGGGACTCGGACTCGGACCTCGAGGGCGGCGTGAAGGTGGTGATGACCGGGGCAGCGAGCGACCCGCCGGGCTTCCAGCGTCACATCCGCAAGAAGCCGGCGCTGAAGACGATCGAGAAGCGCTTCAAGGACCCGGACGACCCGCTGCGCATCGTCATCGTGCGCGACATGTGGCTGACCGGCTTCGACGCGCCCTGCGCCCACACGCTCTACGTGGACAAGCCCATGAAGGGCCACGGCCTCATGCAGGCCATCGCTCGGGTCAACCGCGTGTTCAAGGACAAGCCCTCGGGGCTGGTCGTGGATTACCTCGGCCTCGCCGACCAGCTCCGCAAGGCCATCGGCACCTACGGAGGCGGCAAGGGCCAGCCGCCCGGCATCCCCGTCGACGTCGCGCTGGCCGTGCTGAAGGAGAAGGTCGGCGTCGTGGAGGACATGTTCCACGGCTTCGACTACTCGGGCTACTTCACGCCGAAAGCCTCGGCGCGCATGGCGGCGCTGTCCGGCGGCGCGAACCACATCCTCGGCCGCAACGTCGCTCCGCTCGACGAGGACGAGAAGGGCCGGCTGGTCACCATCTTCCGCGACTGGCAGCACCCGCTCGCCGGCTACGAGACGCTCACGCCTCGCACCAAGGAGGCGACGGCCGCCCTCCTCGACCGCCTCCTCTCGCTCCTCGCCGAAGAGGGCGAGGCCGACTCCGCGCTCCTCTACGACAACACCCTCCACGCGCTGCATCGCCTGCTCGTCCAGCCGGCCCCGGGCAAGCTCGAGCGCATCAGCGCCACCAAGGAGCTCGTGCTCCAGGTGGAGCCGTTCGCGTTCAAGCTCCTGGCCAAGCTCGACTCGGAGCGCTGGGAGAAGCTCCGCGGAAGGAGGAAGGGGCTGGGCGCCGCGCTCACGGAGCTGCGCAAGATCGGGGCGAGCCCCTACACCCTGTCCCTGCCGGAGCCAGCCTTCATCGTGCGGGACGGCGGCGAGCAGTGGACCACCCTGGAGCACGCGGTCCGTGACGTCGTCGGCGCGCGGCTGGACGCGGCCCACCGCTCCACGGAGGCCGAGCCGCACCACTGGCGCAGCGTGCTCTGCGTGATGCTGGCTCTCGTGGAGCACAACGACGCGCGCATCGGCCCGCTGCCCGCCATCCCGCAGGGCTCCACCGAAGGCCGCAAGCGCTTCATGACCACCATGGCCGCGCTGAACAAGGCGGCTGGCATCGCCATCCACCTGGAGGGCGCGCGCGAGCTGCGCGACCGGGTCGCCTACTTCCAGGCCGTCCAGAAGAACCTCCGCAAGTACACGGTCGGCGGCAGCGGCAAGTCCGGCGCCGAGCTCGACGCCGCCATCCGGCAGATCGTCTCCGGCGCCGTCTCGCCCGAGGGTGTCATCGACATCTTCGACGCGGCCGGTCTACCCAAGCCGGACATCTCCATCCTGAGCGACGCCTTCCTGAAGAAGGTGAAGGCCAGCCCGTACAAGAACCTCCAGCTCGAGCTGCTCAAGAAGCTGCTGAAGGACGAGATCCGCGTCGTCAGTCGACGCAACGTCGTCCAGGCCCGGAAGTTCTCCGAGATGCTCGAGCGGACGCTGCTCGCCTACCAGAACCGCACCCTCGAGACCTCGCAGGTCATCCTCGAGCTCATCGAGATGGCGAAGGGCATGCGCGACGCGCCCAAGCGCGGCGAAGCGCTCGGCCTGACGGATGACGAGATGGCCTTCTACGACGCCCTCATCGCCCACGGAGACGTCCAGGCGCTGATGGGCGACGACGTCCTCGCCGCCATCGCGCACGACCTGGTCGAGTCCATCCGCGCGAGCGTGACCATCGACTGGACCCAGAAAGAAGCCGTCCGCGCCGACATGCGCCGGCGCGTCAAGCGCCTCCTCCGCAAGCACGGCTACCCGCCGGACAAGCGTGATGGCGCGCTCCACACCATCATCGAGCAGGCCGAGACGGTCTGCCGGGACTGGGCGAGGGCGGCGTAGGCGGCCGGTGATACGTACCTTGCTTCGATTGCGTCATCGCTCCGAGCCCGGATAGACTCGGGCCCCGTGTCGGACGCACCGAACCCGCATCTCGACGGGTACCTCGACAAGCTCCGCGACGAGCTGGAGCAGTGTGCGCAGCGCGAGCGTCCCCGCGATCGGCTCATACACGCGCGCTTGGCCGTGGAGGCCATTCTCCGTCACCTGCTCGAGCGTCCGAGGGGGAACGAGCTGCTCTCTACGCTCATCCAGGAAGCGATGCGGGAGCGACTCTTGGACAAGCACATCCTGCCGGCGTTCACGACCGTGCAGCTCCGCGGCAACGACGGTCATCACATCAAGGACCCGGATGAGAACGATCTAGACGCGCCTTGGCGAGAGTGTCAGCCCGCCTTGGAGAACCTCGTTCGATGGTTCTTCCTCCGCCGGCAAGAGCCGCTTCCCAAGAGCGTGAGAAATAGCCTACGGCGCTTGCAGCCACAGAACGAGTTGCGGGAGACGTTGTTGGTCTGCGTATGCCTCGGTGTCCCGCTCCTCCTCATCGTCGTCTCCCTCGTGGTCGTGCTGTCGGGAGGCCCCGAGTCCAACGCGAGCGCGGACGCCGTCGCAGAGGAGCTCGTGGACGCGGGTCACACCGAGGGTGATGCGATGTTTGGCGCTGTCGCGAGCCCTGCGCGCGACTGGCCCGTGTTGCGTGAGGTCGTCCTGGGCGATGATCACATCTGGGCGATGCGCAACGAGGTCACGGTCGAAGAGTACGAACGGTGTGTCCTCCGAGGAGAGTGCGTCCCGCCCCCGTCCGCGCTCCCAGAGGGGAGCGATCTCGCCGCCGAGTGCACATGGCGCCGTCGACGGGAGGAGCCGCGGCTTCCGGTGAACTGCATGACGGGAGAAGAGGCCACCGCGTTCTGCGCGTTCGCGGCCGAAGCCGCCCAGTCCGTGGTCGGTCGGCTCCCTACCCGACGAGAGTGGAGAGAACTGGCCCGATGGCGCGAAGTGCGAACCAGATACTGGAGCGCCGGGGCCGATCCCGCCGCGCTCTGCCTCCCGAACCTGTGCGATCAGAGCTTCTTGAGGGCTCACCCAGGCGACACGCGCTGTACCCCCCGCAGCGCGACGGCCAGATGCGACGATGGACAAGCGGGCCCGGCCGCGGTCGGAACCACGGAGCCGGAGAACGCATGGGGGATCCAGGACGCTGTCGGGAACCTGACGGAGCTGGTGCGTGACGAGAGTGGCTACGCGCGAATGGGGCGCGGCTTTCGGTTGGCGCTGACGGCACGGAGCGCCGCATTGCTTCCGGACGGCCACCCAGACGCACGTCGCGCCCAGAGCGGCTTCCGTTGTGTATTCGAGAGAGAATCTCCCTAGCCCACGAAACCTCCGGCGCGATGCGGCGATGAGGCCGGCAAATGCGCTCGGGGGTGGGGTCGACGGTCGGGTCCAGCTGCGGGTGCACCGCACTGGAGAGTCCTCGTGACCATCGATTTCCCCGAATTCATTCGCCCGCCCCGTCTCAGCACCGACGGAGGCATCCTGCTCGGCATCCGCCTCCTCAAGTCCAAGCCCGCCGACCTCGACGTGAACGAGAAGCGCGCGCTGCGCGGTGTGCGCCTGGGAGAACGGGCTCGAAGGCGCGCCCTGCGGGGGCGGCGCTGCGGTCCTCGAGACGCAGCGCGTCGGCAAGGCGCGCGCGCGGCTCCGGCCTGAGAACCTGCAGGACGAAGACGAGCGCTTCGACGATGTCCCCACCGGCCTCGATGGAGACCATTCCCACCGACGTCACCGGTGCCCGGGCTCCGTCCGGAAAGTGGGCCACGCGCGACGGGCCGGGAGACGATCGTCGTCGCGCATAGGGTGAGGGCCGGAGATTGCAGCTCCGTCCCT includes these proteins:
- a CDS encoding type I restriction endonuclease subunit R, which translates into the protein MSGFESVVQAAAVEYFAELGYAYRRGPDLAPDSDSPERGSHADVVLAGRLRAALTRINPHLDADAIDEVAKRILRPGSPSLEENNLAFQSLVTRGAEVQVRKDGQARGELAFLFDFDEPDNNDWLVVGQLTVIHGEHHRRPDLVVYVNGMPLAVLELKSPQSENATLQSAWNQLQTYKRELPALFDANELLVISDGTRARVGSLTAGMEWFGPWRTIDGESLAPDATPDLQVLIHGLFEKRRLLDYIRYFVLWETDDGLVKKIAGYHQFHAANKAIAQTVRASASGGDKKIGVVWHTQGSGKSISMTLYTGKLIQHPEMKNPTVVVVTDRNDLDGQLYNQFCAAKGLIPAPVQAESREHLKELLQVASGGVVFSTIQKFGTKKGERFPELTDRRNVVVITDEAHRSQYEFVEGFAKNLRDGLPNASFIGFTGTPIEFEDKSTPAVFGDYIDTYPIAQAVQDGATVPIYYESRLARIDLDDDKKPVVDEGFEEVTEGEEEGVKGKLKSRWAKLEAMVGTEARLKLIAEDILAHYDRRTEILEGKAMIVTMSRRIAVDLYDQLVALRPEWDSDSDLEGGVKVVMTGAASDPPGFQRHIRKKPALKTIEKRFKDPDDPLRIVIVRDMWLTGFDAPCAHTLYVDKPMKGHGLMQAIARVNRVFKDKPSGLVVDYLGLADQLRKAIGTYGGGKGQPPGIPVDVALAVLKEKVGVVEDMFHGFDYSGYFTPKASARMAALSGGANHILGRNVAPLDEDEKGRLVTIFRDWQHPLAGYETLTPRTKEATAALLDRLLSLLAEEGEADSALLYDNTLHALHRLLVQPAPGKLERISATKELVLQVEPFAFKLLAKLDSERWEKLRGRRKGLGAALTELRKIGASPYTLSLPEPAFIVRDGGEQWTTLEHAVRDVVGARLDAAHRSTEAEPHHWRSVLCVMLALVEHNDARIGPLPAIPQGSTEGRKRFMTTMAALNKAAGIAIHLEGARELRDRVAYFQAVQKNLRKYTVGGSGKSGAELDAAIRQIVSGAVSPEGVIDIFDAAGLPKPDISILSDAFLKKVKASPYKNLQLELLKKLLKDEIRVVSRRNVVQARKFSEMLERTLLAYQNRTLETSQVILELIEMAKGMRDAPKRGEALGLTDDEMAFYDALIAHGDVQALMGDDVLAAIAHDLVESIRASVTIDWTQKEAVRADMRRRVKRLLRKHGYPPDKRDGALHTIIEQAETVCRDWARAA
- a CDS encoding SUMF1/EgtB/PvdO family nonheme iron enzyme, which produces MSDAPNPHLDGYLDKLRDELEQCAQRERPRDRLIHARLAVEAILRHLLERPRGNELLSTLIQEAMRERLLDKHILPAFTTVQLRGNDGHHIKDPDENDLDAPWRECQPALENLVRWFFLRRQEPLPKSVRNSLRRLQPQNELRETLLVCVCLGVPLLLIVVSLVVVLSGGPESNASADAVAEELVDAGHTEGDAMFGAVASPARDWPVLREVVLGDDHIWAMRNEVTVEEYERCVLRGECVPPPSALPEGSDLAAECTWRRRREEPRLPVNCMTGEEATAFCAFAAEAAQSVVGRLPTRREWRELARWREVRTRYWSAGADPAALCLPNLCDQSFLRAHPGDTRCTPRSATARCDDGQAGPAAVGTTEPENAWGIQDAVGNLTELVRDESGYARMGRGFRLALTARSAALLPDGHPDARRAQSGFRCVFERESP